The sequence TACAAATTTAAGATATCTTCTGTTGCCTCCCACTGTGCTCCTCTGCAATGGGAatttatataaaatgtattatGGAAATGAGCTGTGAAAACATTCCTTGTTTCTCTGAAGTATCCATAAGGAAGCAGATGGGCATGGCCTAGAACTTTTTAAATCCATGACACTGGCCTTTAAAAAGCATGGCAGACTCAAAAGCAAGAGGCCACAATGAAGAACAGCAGAGGAAGAAGCTTGGAACGATGTGGGAATCATTTATTTAAtatgttttatgttttctttaatATCGGCCTCAAGATGTAGCATTCTTGATGGCAGTGATCAAATACAGCCTGTTTTATAGCAGTCTTTACATATATACAGTATCCCAAAACACTTCACAGAATTAAACAAATGGAAGACAACCGGAAGTAGTATATTGGGCACTAGCTATGCCTACAGCAGTTATGATTGCAAAATACTGTACCCTATTCACACTTGCTCATTTTCTGAAACATTCTCTGGATGGACTGAAATGTCCCATGCTTGCTCTATGCCTCAAAGTGATGAAAAAATAATCAATTGTGAGCAAAGGCTCTTTGGCTAGTTTTCATTTAGAGGAGGGAAGTGCACACCTGCTCTCGAATGACGCTTTAAAAAAAGGTGTAACTACAGCACGAATGGCTTATTTAACTTGAAGCTTGTCGTGGACATAACTCGCACTGAGGACCAGTACCTCTGCTTgggtttgggtgggggagaattaaaaaggaaaagttaaaaatttgaaaaattctgAGGCTAGTCAgtactgacacagcaaaatcatTTAACATAGCCTAGCGAATCCTGCGCTCTTTCTGATATTGTTGCTTATCTCTCTGCCTGGCCTTAGCAAGATGTTGGTCGGGGCAGAGGCTTCTGCTCAGACAGTTGGCACGAAGGGCGTTGTAAAATTCAGCCTTAATTCAGCCCATATTTTCTAGACCCACATTTCTGGGGGTTTTTTGTGTAGCTTAATATTGCTGTGGGTGTTGTAAACTTTGTACTGAGAGACAAGCATATCGGACATAGTACATTACCTGTTGAAGCCTTAAGTGTtgtatttcctgacttttttgggttaaaaattttaagtgatttaagaacttaaatcacattttcaaaaatgacttaggagccaaaGAGCCTAAATCACTAATATCCAggtttttaaagctatttaggcattgcaacaGTAAGAACCACAATGcttaactgatttaggagtctaaattctattgacagtcaatgggatttagacttAGCGATAAtatcttttgaaaatgaaatttaggctcctaaatcagttaggcattgtgaCACTGAGCATAGCAATGCCGAAAtaggtttaaaaatctgggcctaaggtCCTGTCTATAAAAACACTTAGTTCACAACTAGTTGCGGTGTAATCTATCACTcactagcctgccatgcactaagCATCCATGTTGACCCAGCTGCCCCCCCACTAAAATTCCCCAGTGTCCTTTAACgtactcccatttcaaagtggGGTAGATCAAAGTGCGCTAGGGAAATTTCTAGAGTTCAGCGGCTAAGGTCCACACTGACACTTAGTTCACAGCAAGGTGAGGTGTAAATCTGCCCCACACTAGCCTGCAGTGCCCTAAGTTTTTATATAGGCAAGCTGTTAGttgcttttggaaattttatcCTTTGGGGTTTTTGAGTGTGTAAGTTTAACATAGCGTGAATGGAAAGCCCCATGCATATTTATGGCTCTACATATATGACAAtaaaaaaaagaggggaaggaatgcattcaccattaaaaaaaaaaaaactgttttataaacacatagggccagatcctccactggggTGAACAGACATTAGCTCCACTCCAGTAAAATAAAAGCATGTCATAAGGGCAATAAGAGATAGAGTAGGCAATTATGAGTCACAGgcaaggaagaaaaatatttttagttgaGGTTTGACAAAAGATGTGGAGGTGGGGAAgagtcacagagagagagacagacagacagacagacaaagtcaCGCCCTAGACGGTAAGTGCTAAAGAGATGTCCCTGGTCCCAGTAGTGGTAAGATTGAAAAGGGCTGAGAGGAAGCAAGTGAGTAGATGCAGAGAGCAGCGAAGAGAGACAAAATTTACTCATGCAGCTGGAGCAAATCCATGGAAAACAATACGAGACAACACTAGGTTTGTGTGGAACAGAGGTAAACTGGGTGTGCCGTGATTCACAGTTCTCAAATCAGACGGAGACGAATTCTGCAGGAATATACGCCATGCAATGCCTGCGACCTCTATGGAGTTTCATGGGGGTAACAGAGGAGATTTTGGCTCGTTACTTTATGACAAGTAATTATGGCAAGAACTAGTCTCCTATCCATATTTCTTCATCCAAGGGAAAATGAAGTTTTTAAATGATGGTTTGAAAGTTCAGTGCTATTAAGCAAGTAGAAGTTCACATGCTTGCATCTCATTTCACCTTATCTGCATCTCATTGGTCTACAGACTGGTCTGAAAATTTCACAGAACAGACTCTCTAGGTCTTCAGTGCTTCCAGGTTGCACGGGGGTGGAAGACACCATGAGCACAAACTTTCTCACACTATTTCTATATGTCACCTTCCAGTGAGGCTGTCTTTTTTTAACATTGAAACTAGAGATGGACATGAGCCAAAACTCTGGATGAGAAAGAATTTGGGCCCATCTGTACTCAAAACAGACCTGGCTACTATTCAAAGTTTGGGCATAAATTTGTGGAGGTGTTTATTTCATCCAAATTGGTTTGCCTATTCCTACAATAAACATGTTCCTAAAAGCATAAAGCAAAAATCTCCTTTCAGAGCTGTAAGACGACACTTTACCCCCATTTTCTGCTCTCCCCATATCCATGGAACTTGTACTGATCAAGACATTGGAGTCAAGAGACCAgatcagctggtgtaagttagtGTAGTTCCATTAAAGACAATTTATGCCAACTGAGGATGTGGTCCAAGAGCTACAAAATGGATCTCAGAGGAAGAATTTTCCGCAAGAATTGAAATATGCTCTTCTGGAACAAATGTATTGACCAATTCAGTTTTATTCAGGACAAGAAAATGTGTTCATTCTTCAAGTAAATACAACCCATATCTCCCTTGAATGTATTTATCAAAACCTCAGGCTTTGGAAGACATTCAGATTTGCATTCTGTGGATCATATACTTCAATATTTTCTCTATATAATTTTAATAGCATTGTTTTTTCATGACTACTTTTAATCCATTGTTCAGAAAAATACAGCGATTCTCAAATACTCTTATTAACAAGATAGCACAAATAAGCTCAGGGGAAGCTTTCAGTCTGCTTTTTGCTTCTCCTTGTAAAGGACTTTCTGCATCTGGGAATTTAGAAGTTGATTAGTTAATGGGGACTGAATAATTGTGCCAATACACTGTAggctaaaaaaaataaactgactaACGTTGCTTCAGAAATGCTTCTGGGGCCCCTTGGTATGGTCTAAATATTTAAAGGATGAGCTTCAATTTTTCAGATGATGAATCTTGCAAGAGTTAAGTGTGTATTATTGAAGAAAAGTGCTGCAGAATGCACTATTATACAAAGCGAAGCCATCAGAGTAATGAGATCAACTGTAGGTCCAAAGCAATATGGTCAGCAACCCTTTTCTTTAAATTACCATAAATATTATATGAAGTGTAACACCCCAATAGTTAACCAGGACTTTCAAAGTTTATAATAAATTAGGACCAAGTGGTAAGTTTTACAGCTCCATTTCAGTATTTCTGATGTTGATTGGCTTACCACAGCTCTGACCATAGTAGCTGTGTGGCTCCTCTGGGGCCAGCAAAATCCTACTTTGATTCAAGCATTTACGGACAGAGAAACACAACTATAACATTTTCCTTCCACCTAGTTGGTGGTAGCCATAAAATTACAGTATGGAATTATTACCAGGTCATATTGTGCGTGGTAGAGGCAGAAAATCCAAGGCTCAGGAAGTTGCCCATGGTCACCTGAAAAGTCCATATCAGAACCATAATTAGAAGACAGCTCTCTTCTGTTATACCTATGCCTCATCAACTAGATCATGCCAACTCCAGTCAAAGCACTTTAACTTCTCTGTCACAGTCTCTCTATATGTACAGTACGGAGGAGTAATGATATTGAACTACTGTAAAGCAACGTACTGTATGGTGTGAAGTACTACAGAAATGCGAAGTCAAGACCATTTAGTTTCAGAAAGGGAATACAACTCAAGACGTCATGGTTGGCAGCTCTGTGCTTTAATCCACTGGGCTTTTAGGAGGCTCCATCCCTTTAGTCAAAATTCATACTTGTCAATTTGAGACTAATAATGGCTATTTGCTTTTTCACAAACATCCAGATAGTGCTAAAATATCATTAAAATGGCCCCAAATCCACAAACCTTACTCAAACTCAGAAACAGATACATCTTTATCCAAAACTACCAACATTTCACACCTCTCTTACCCATAGCAATGCTACACATCCAAGATAAAACTCACCCCTGAGCAGAAGGCCAGAATAAGGTATATGCCCTACATAAATCCCACTTAAGTATTATTTTGAGGGTAACTGAACTTCTGGAGTGGACCCGGATGCAGAAGAGATGGAGATGGTGCCCTCATCTCCTCCACCTCTTCACTTCTGGCCTACTTTTCTCTATTCGTTACTTTCTTTCCTGTTCTCCCATCCCCAGTATTAGCCTGATATTACCCAGGAAACTGTGAAATTAATTTTTGCACCCATTTTTGTCCATTGTGACATTTTTGTAACAAACACCAGTAAGTTCCtagaaaattttaaacaaaataaaaactgaaaacaaaggaacTTGCCATTTGGCTTCCACCTGCCTGACTGACTGATGGAGGGACTGGCCCATTTGTCCATACTGGTGACAGCTGCACCACTTAAAGCAATTTGAGTGACAAGGGCAAGTtacttttttggtgggggagagggtgtttGGTGGGGGAAAATAATGTGAGAGTTTAAACACATTATTCTGGAGAGATGGCATCCCTCAGTAGGGAAAGGAAACATTCGTGGAACATAAAACCTTTCAGAAGTTCTGGTTCAATAAATGAGCTTCCTTGAGCATATCCTCCCATTCCCATTGAAGAGATTTGCACCAAATAAAATGTAAATCTCTGACAATGAAAAGCGATCAGAATTGCTGGCTACAGTTTTATATCATGTGCATTTGACTTTTGATATAGACCATCTGTGAGTTGGCAACAGTAATAAATCTGAATGTTAGCACGGATCAACTAGGTCAAATGCTATCACACTTAAGTGTCATACTCATTAAGATAAAACAAGTGTCCTTGTCATTAATTATTTGATTAGTTGCCCATTTCCAGAACTTTAGAGGCAGCAAATGCAGCCTTATTTTCCTATAACATGGATAGTGTGTATGTTTAACTCCCCTTGGCAATTCTTATAAATCATACACATTGCTTTGAGCCTTTGCTAGAAAAGGGGAAAGTGATGATTTCAgcatttttcaaagaaacattCCGAAAATAAATCCCAGTGTTCTGTAATTTCATCACAGTGTAAGGGCTATACTTAGTGGGTAGCTTGAGTAGATCCCTGGTCTGCAGCCACACCATTTTCAGCTCTGAACTGGTCAGATTTCAAGCTAAGTAGGGACAGGCATTATCAGTTTTCGAATTGGAGACCTCCAAAGAAGTGGCATTGGTGTTTCAGGAGGTGGCACTCTTCCCTCCAAATCAGTGGGAAAAGTATCACAGCGTGGGATTAAAAGGCTGTCAGTTGCTGTCCTTTCAGTGAGGCACAAATCCAAGATCCTGACCACTTAAAAAGCTTCCATAGTAATGGACTCCAACCCCCATATGTAATACTAACAAGTTAGATAATATCTGTTGGAACAAGCAGGAATGTGAAGGGTACATCAAATATTCTAGGAAGAAGTTATAAACAGACTAAATACGGTTCTGAGAGATATCCTGAGTGAACCCAGGATTCTTCTTTTAATTACAAGATCTTACACCAAATTCATGTCTGCTGTAAACCCATCTTATATCATGTGTGCCCATTTGGCTTTTTATCAAGTGGTAACACTAATATGTATTGCAGAAACTATTTTAActgagaacttttttttaatcgGTCTCATGTATTGAAATATGGAAACCTGCATCTGATTTCAGTATTATTGGCTAGTTTGATATTATAGGAAAATCTTTTGAAAAGAACTTATGCTGATTGTTTGAAAGATATTTTAATGTGATTTAGCCCTTttcctcttaaaaaaataaactgaagaggaaaaaaaatctatcaaaaaaacccccaaaacaataAGTGTGTTAGCCTCACTGCCATGTTCCATTTTGAATAAACAAATTGgatcaaattcagccctgatgtAAATAGAGTCATAGTCATTGAAACCAGTTTCATTTTTTGAAAGTTatgatgatttttaaaacattccaTCTCAGAAACGTCTTGGGTTACATGCTCCAGATATTGTTTATATTATTGTCCAATAGGAAGACCCAGGCCTGTCAATATTACTGGATAgctggttaactttttaaattgttCAGTCCCTTTGTGGTAATTGCAGAGGTCCCATGTATATAGTACAAAGGCTGTGTCTCTGAACAGTCATAGTTCTGAGATGTGGTATAAAAGAAGGTTATGGGGTGGCACACAGGGAGAGATGGGTAGGTCTTAGCTGTGAGAAGAGGAGCTAGGATGTGCCTATGTATGAAAAAGCTCCAATTCACAGATGCTGGGGAAGCTTTACATCACATCAGAACAGTACTTCAAGTCGTGTGATAGAACAGTAGCAAGGAGCATAAAGAAGATTCTGCTCTAACAATCTGcatttagattttaaactcttctcaaattgtttttattatttttaagagtcTACCTATCGTCATCAGGCAAATATCGATGATGAAGTTGTTTCCATGGAGATACTAGATACAGCTGGTCAGGTGAGTGAGAACGGTCGAGAAGATCTGATTCTCATACACGAATAAACAGAAGAAAAGGGTGAGACTAAGACAGCTGCACAATGCTTCTGGTGACTAAAATCAAGTAGAGCCCGTGCCACTCCGAGCAGCGGCTCCCAGACCCGGGTATTACACACAGATGGATGTTTAGAGTTTTGTAATGTGGAAGAGCGGGTAGAGATAGTGTGTGACCATCTGGGGAACTCTTTATTTTAGATGCCTTAACTGTAACAAAGGCTGCGTAAGGAACTTCAGCAGGTGCCCCGAGGTACTCCACTTCATCATCTGGAGCAAATGTCTCTGTACACAAAGAGCCTCCCACATAAATCTGCAAGATGAAGGCTCTGAATGAAATCAGTGCAATGTAATCTATGGTAACAGTCACCTGCTTGGCCCAGATCACATTACCAGATTTCCCTTAATCGGTTATCACTCTTGCACGGTGCCATTATCCAGAGCAAAAACAGACAGTCTAGCAGTATTCCTCTAAGTGACCTATGTGGACACCCAAGAGCACCTCATGAAGTTAACCCCTTAGAAAGGGATCACAATACCTGGATATAGAAGGCATGGTCATCCATGCACAGCCAGGACACAAATATAACTTGTAAGCTACACCCACCAAAACAAACACTGTAGATTCTGCCTCACCATGGCCACATTCACTCTTACCAAACACTGGCAGGTGCTCACACTGAAAACCACCAGAAACCCATCCAAACCTATCTGACTTTTCCTCAAAATCTACTACAGAGACACACAACAACATTATTCTGCACACGGCTGCAGATCTTTaggatctgattctccactgcctcgcACCCCGTGCAGTCATCTCCACCTTTGAAGAGTGGGTGTAAAATCAGAAGAGTTGTGGTTTTACATCCACTTTTCCCAGGTGTAAATGGCTTTGCACCCTGCTCAGTCATTGAGAGGTGAGCCTAGGGGACAGATGTCTACGTGAAGGGCTTGTATTAGTTTCCCAAACTGTATTCAGCCAGTGTATGATCTTCTCCTTAAACTGGTGTCCTTCTTTCCAAACAGGAGGACACTATTCAGAAGGAAGGACACGTACGATGGGGTGAAGGCTTTGTGCTAGTCTACGACATCACCGACAGGGGCAGCTTTGAGGAAGTGCTACCACTTAAGAACTTGCTGGATGAAGTTAAAAAACCCAAGAATGTTACTCTGATCCTAGTGGGGAACAAAGCAGACCTGGATCACTCCAGGCAGGTCAgcacagaggaaggagaaaagctGGCCACGGAACTAGCATGTGCATTTTATGAGTGTTCCGCTTGCACAGGTGAAGGCAACATCATGGAGGCCTTCTATGAGCTTTGCCGTGAGGTGCGGCGTCGTAAGATGGTCCAGGGCAAGACTCGGAGACGGAGCTCCACCACCCATGTCAAGCAGGCGATTAACAAGATGCTCACCAAAATCAGCAGCTAAAAGAATTGTAACAAAGTAGAGAACCGGGGTAGAGAAGGttagtttgggggtggggaagaggcagccagGACATATGAAAATAAAAGATGGTCAAagctttactttaaaaaaaaatcacttcatcCCTTTTTGAGTATATGGGGCAGATTCCTTTCTACTTTATTTAAATGGTTTTAGAGTGGTAGCATCCACTCCACACCATTTCCATCCAACATCACAGAGACATTCCAAAGGATTGGCTGACTCAAGGGATTGGTAATGAGACAGCTAGGTTGCTGGCTCCAATTCAGCCCAGATTGGTAATGACTGAAAATCATTATGTTCTGATGGC is a genomic window of Lepidochelys kempii isolate rLepKem1 chromosome 1, rLepKem1.hap2, whole genome shotgun sequence containing:
- the RERG gene encoding ras-related and estrogen-regulated growth inhibitor translates to MAKSAEVKLAIFGRAGVGKSALVVRFLTKRFIWEYDPTLESTYRHQANIDDEVVSMEILDTAGQEDTIQKEGHVRWGEGFVLVYDITDRGSFEEVLPLKNLLDEVKKPKNVTLILVGNKADLDHSRQVSTEEGEKLATELACAFYECSACTGEGNIMEAFYELCREVRRRKMVQGKTRRRSSTTHVKQAINKMLTKISS